The DNA segment CCGCCCCTTGCCGGGCTTGCTGTAAAATGCGCCGGTCTTCGTGTCCTCGTACATCATTATGCCCTTGGCCGATTGCGCCATCGCGGTGCGCGGATAGGCGGTCATCGTCGCGAGCAGCGCGGTGGCCATCGCGGTGGCCAACCTGGATTTCCATCTCCCGAGCTTCATCGATTTCCTCCCTCGTGTCTGACGGTCGCTCTATTTGCCCGACGCGTATTGCTTCTCTTGGTCCGTGCGCAGCTTGGTGAGCTGGTATGAGGTGTAGGTTTTGCCGTTGCAGACGTATTTGCTCGGCGAGGAAATCGTGATTATCCCGCAGTCCGCGACCTTCGGCGCTGGCTTTGCGCCAGCCGCAACCTCGGATCCGCGCGGATCGGCAGACTGGGTAGACGCCGCACAACCCGCGACCATCAATGCCAAGGTGATGCCTAATGCGGCGAGCGAGCTACGAAGTGCTGGACAAAACATCTTATGAAAACCTCCTTCATCCGGACTCTTTTGGGGCGGCGCAGGACCCTCCTCCGGAGCGCAGCTTGCTCCCGCGACCCCCGATCATTGCGCGCAACTTACGGAGGCGAAGTTACAAGAGTATTAACGGGGATGCGTGTTTGGGTGAAAAAACGTCCGCCGCACGGATCGTTATCCACTGCCCAAGCGAGCTAACTTTGACCAGTCCCCCACAGTGAGCCCAGACTGACTCACGAATTGTTGCCCACGCTGTGCGGGTTACCCTCGCGGCGCAGCTCAAGGGGAAGCGAGGCGACTATCGCGATGCGGGTTACCTGGCTCAGGCGCGGACGATCTGTCCCATCTGCGCGGTGTCGTAAGCGCATAGCTGGCTGATTTCGCGCGCGAAGCGCCGCGAATTCAGAGCGTCGAGCATCGCCTTGATCGGCGTCGATTCGGCCTCTTGCTCCATGATCACGAGGTCGTAGCGCTCGTCTCGATGCGGAAGAAAATGCAGTCCGTAGGCATCGGCCCCCAGTCTGATAGTGACTCCGGCGTCCGCCTGCCCCGCCGCGATTGCAGCCGCGACTTCGAGATGGCCGCCGACTTCGAACCGGTATCCTGCGATGCGCTTGGGCTGGAGGCCGAGCTCGCCAAGCGCCTGGTCGAGAGCTGAGCGCGCGCCCGAGCCTTCTTCGCGGTTTACGATTCTGAGACCGGATCTCTCCAGGTCGGCGAACCCGCGGATCGCCAGCGGGTTGCCGGGCGCGGTCGCAAGCCCCAATTCCCAGCGGGCAAAGTTCACGACCATCGAACGGTGATGGCCCAAAGCGCGGCCGATTGGCGCCAGGTTGTACTCGCCGCTCTTTTGATCCCGGAGATGCACTCCGGCCACGTGCGCGCGGCCATCGACTACCGCCCGCAATGCTTCGCGACTCGAGCACGAAAGGGCCACCGCGTGAACCGGCGACCGCCGCCGCGCGAGCCAGTCCACCAGAATCGCGACCGCCGGATCGCATCCCGCCATCAGGATCGTCGAGTCAATTTCATCCGGCAGTTGAAACGTGGCGACGTCCGCGCGACGGCGCCTTGCACGCTGCAACACCCCCGCCGCGGGCACGAGCGTGAGATGCGCCGCCGGTTGCGCCAC comes from the Candidatus Binatus sp. genome and includes:
- a CDS encoding substrate-binding domain-containing protein, whose translation is MASIGKALARARMARDLTQTELARRAGISRQALGAIESGAYHPGVAIAIRLARELGASVESLFGEIDEETSTLIDATWFDDERLPPARSQSHVALARVGGKVVAVAQPAAHLTLVPAAGVLQRARRRRADVATFQLPDEIDSTILMAGCDPAVAILVDWLARRRSPVHAVALSCSSREALRAVVDGRAHVAGVHLRDQKSGEYNLAPIGRALGHHRSMVVNFARWELGLATAPGNPLAIRGFADLERSGLRIVNREEGSGARSALDQALGELGLQPKRIAGYRFEVGGHLEVAAAIAAGQADAGVTIRLGADAYGLHFLPHRDERYDLVIMEQEAESTPIKAMLDALNSRRFAREISQLCAYDTAQMGQIVRA